The Mycoplasmopsis mustelae genome has a window encoding:
- a CDS encoding MIP family Ig-specific serine endopeptidase has translation MLIRNQILTIQVKQGGASQVKQPTDSSNNYSNNNNKLISEVPTLPKDFKFPVFDPSKNNQYPEYAKEYQTVDRNVIYKEIFDRSFAIKFGIGKKINNTDNDFRSTGTGTAWLLDYYKENENKYKLFFATNLHVASDLSNTLDDALAEKLNYQDPRNIRANSISIGKASKRENFDVQTNNYKYQSNQANNVHWYTSESKFTDANKSDSGASVTTLTQGISAPKLIFAGFDFIKREYIQPLQAELRKKAQEWLKTAAPGDEDDEGSEYNIIKKQLLNSETFYPFYTDFAIFEIDIDMSNMNETTKTSFKDAINAVDSYIQRLSDTPKLPNQDKSISKYMQTTDYMTAYFEKYSTNNQNLWNSKQVYIGGYPQLTTDGMATWSINNPNQRTSTTEKYNTRGLTNDKQFALPSNSSEEKITTGNFNPYGKAQGRLLGDYYGYNYSIWFSSLYYGASGSVVYNEFGQIIGIYDSVNSSVEPNDLSKIAGFAPLLLAKDVARNNVVLKAYNLIDGSDKSKYPAQTASYRENLTKIYPNGFDRSNGGNSFKTALFPNGFKIQNS, from the coding sequence GTGCTAATACGGAATCAAATTCTAACAATACAGGTCAAACAGGGGGGGGCTTCTCAAGTAAAACAACCTACAGATTCATCTAATAACTATTCAAATAATAATAATAAGTTGATCTCAGAAGTTCCAACTCTGCCTAAAGATTTTAAATTTCCTGTATTTGATCCAAGTAAAAATAATCAATATCCTGAATACGCAAAAGAATACCAAACAGTAGATAGAAATGTTATTTATAAAGAAATTTTTGATCGTAGTTTTGCAATAAAGTTTGGTATTGGCAAAAAGATAAATAATACTGACAATGATTTTAGATCAACCGGTACTGGAACTGCATGATTGTTAGACTATTATAAAGAAAATGAAAATAAGTATAAATTGTTTTTTGCCACAAATTTACATGTCGCTTCTGATTTATCAAATACATTAGATGATGCTCTGGCGGAAAAATTAAATTATCAAGATCCAAGAAATATTCGTGCTAACTCAATTTCAATTGGAAAAGCTTCAAAAAGAGAAAATTTTGATGTTCAAACAAACAACTATAAATATCAATCAAATCAAGCAAATAACGTGCATTGATATACTTCTGAATCTAAATTTACTGATGCAAATAAATCAGATTCAGGTGCTTCAGTTACTACTTTAACACAAGGTATTAGTGCTCCAAAATTGATCTTTGCTGGTTTTGATTTTATTAAACGAGAATATATTCAACCATTACAAGCAGAATTAAGAAAAAAAGCTCAAGAATGATTAAAAACTGCTGCTCCCGGTGATGAAGATGATGAAGGTTCAGAATATAATATTATTAAAAAACAATTATTAAATTCAGAAACATTTTATCCTTTTTATACTGATTTTGCAATATTTGAAATTGATATTGATATGTCTAATATGAATGAAACAACAAAAACATCATTTAAAGATGCGATTAATGCTGTAGATTCATATATTCAAAGACTATCAGACACACCTAAGTTACCAAATCAAGATAAATCAATTTCAAAATATATGCAAACAACAGACTATATGACTGCATATTTCGAAAAATATTCAACAAATAATCAAAACTTATGAAATTCTAAGCAAGTCTATATTGGTGGCTATCCACAACTTACCACTGATGGGATGGCTACTTGAAGTATCAATAATCCAAACCAAAGAACATCAACTACAGAAAAATATAATACCAGAGGTTTGACTAACGATAAACAATTTGCTTTACCATCAAATAGTTCGGAAGAGAAGATTACTACTGGTAATTTTAATCCGTATGGAAAAGCGCAAGGCAGATTATTGGGTGATTATTACGGTTATAACTATTCAATTTGATTTTCATCACTATATTATGGTGCTTCTGGGTCAGTAGTTTATAATGAATTTGGTCAAATTATTGGTATTTATGATAGTGTAAATAGTTCAGTGGAACCAAATGATTTGTCTAAAATTGCTGGTTTTGCTCCTTTGCTGTTGGCTAAGGATGTTGCAAGAAATAATGTTGTTTTAAAGGCTTACAATTTAATTGATGGTAGTGATAAAAGTAAATATCCTGCACAAACAGCGTCTTATCGTGAAAATTTAACCAAGATTTATCCGAACGGTTTCGATAGAAGTAATGGTGGAAATTCATTCAAAACTGCACTATTTCCTAACGGTTTCAAGATCCAAAATTCTTAA
- a CDS encoding type III pantothenate kinase has product MLYLDLGNSLLKIGFFKNDNLIIKKINIKQLNQLFLKTEIQNLLHLNFHKAILSSVKPEMNIFFVEVFKKLKINLKIISILDFSADDLFFDSKINTSEIGSDILLTSYYIAQKYKSGIVVSLGTATVISKIYHKKLLGVIISPGIEKSLLALFSNTSQISKIELNYNISFNLATNTTDAVSLGIIKGNKLMINSFLKEINSENLKVFYTGGNLRYFKNENLTNIKEELVIQGLIEFSKNKKLF; this is encoded by the coding sequence ATGCTATATTTAGATTTAGGGAATTCACTTTTGAAAATTGGTTTTTTTAAAAATGATAATTTAATAATTAAAAAAATAAACATTAAACAACTTAACCAATTATTTTTAAAAACAGAAATTCAAAATCTTTTACATTTAAATTTTCATAAAGCAATTCTATCTTCAGTTAAGCCTGAAATGAATATTTTTTTTGTTGAGGTGTTTAAAAAACTTAAAATTAATCTTAAAATAATTTCTATTTTAGATTTTTCGGCAGATGATTTATTTTTTGACTCGAAAATTAATACCTCTGAAATAGGCAGTGATATTTTATTGACTTCTTATTATATAGCACAAAAGTATAAAAGTGGAATTGTTGTGTCTTTAGGAACAGCAACTGTTATAAGTAAGATTTATCATAAAAAACTACTTGGAGTAATAATTTCACCAGGAATAGAAAAAAGTCTTTTAGCGCTTTTTTCTAATACCTCACAAATTTCAAAAATTGAGTTAAATTATAACATCTCATTTAATTTAGCTACAAACACAACCGACGCTGTTTCGTTAGGGATTATTAAAGGAAATAAATTAATGATAAATTCTTTTTTAAAAGAAATTAATTCAGAGAATTTAAAAGTTTTTTATACTGGCGGAAATTTAAGATATTTTAAAAATGAAAATTTAACCAATATAAAAGAGGAATTAGTTATTCAAGGACTTATTGAGTTTTCAAAAAATAAAAAACTTTTTTAG
- a CDS encoding alpha/beta fold hydrolase: MQSKKIQLLNETIHYIFEDTGKPKVLFLHGFNSASSFANQVYQLQNRNYDVVAIDFPGCGLSSAHSLISIEFYQQIAAEFIRQSGFDFSLVVGHSLGGASALYVLNCGLVSKAILAAPLNHEIFSEFPAKQSLKLYGSKAIERLGKWLLPQTFIEAYESSDNLIYEDKNNYRKNLEKIATGFLNTTKKKYNLFNFMVSNQILSINYLMQNIKSLYDENLNYEFIIGLNDVFVPYLSINSLANKYKKEMLVLENCGHALFFEKPNEVNERINQVILELLD, from the coding sequence ATGCAAAGCAAAAAAATTCAACTTTTAAATGAAACTATTCATTATATTTTTGAAGATACAGGGAAACCAAAAGTGTTATTCTTACACGGATTTAATTCTGCATCATCTTTTGCAAACCAAGTTTATCAATTACAAAATCGCAACTATGATGTAGTTGCGATAGACTTCCCAGGGTGTGGTTTATCAAGTGCCCACTCCTTAATTTCGATTGAGTTTTACCAACAAATTGCGGCAGAATTCATTAGACAAAGTGGTTTTGATTTTAGTTTAGTGGTTGGACATTCTTTAGGTGGGGCAAGCGCTTTATACGTGCTTAATTGTGGATTAGTTTCAAAAGCGATTTTAGCAGCACCGCTAAATCATGAGATTTTTAGCGAGTTTCCCGCAAAACAAAGTTTAAAACTTTATGGTTCTAAAGCAATCGAGCGCTTAGGTAAGTGATTGTTGCCGCAAACATTTATCGAAGCATATGAAAGTTCAGATAATTTAATATACGAGGATAAAAATAACTACCGTAAGAACTTAGAAAAAATAGCAACTGGATTCTTAAATACTACTAAAAAAAAATATAATTTATTTAATTTTATGGTATCGAATCAAATTCTATCTATTAATTATTTGATGCAAAATATTAAGTCTTTATATGATGAAAACTTAAATTACGAATTTATTATAGGTTTAAATGATGTTTTTGTTCCGTATTTATCCATAAATTCATTAGCAAATAAATATAAAAAAGAAATGTTAGTTTTAGAAAATTGTGGCCATGCATTATTTTTTGAAAAACCTAACGAAGTTAATGAAAGAATAAATCAGGTCATTTTAGAACTTTTGGATTAG
- a CDS encoding lipoate--protein ligase: MKIYISEQTSPFYNLPLEEIMTKDESNTEDIIYLYQHANDVIIGRNQNAYKEVKFDVLERDHIGLYRRLSGGGAVYHDLGNLNFSFITSDKSEHSYEKFLEPVLNFLRSLGLDAQFKGRNDLVVNGAKFSGNAQFIYKNKIVHHGTILFNVDLTRLSTVLNPSKLKMESKGINSARQRVTNLFNELKEKMTIEEFKNKFIRFLMQRYNAKLLEIPQKYKDQIPELRAIRSSQEWVLGKNPEFSFYSERKTDGGILQISANVKENKIAEIKFEGDFLTLLGTEQVENLLLGENFEKHNMLYKFKQIPNLGNYFGSITPEEIVDILFGE, translated from the coding sequence ATGAAAATCTATATAAGTGAGCAAACTAGCCCATTTTATAATCTTCCACTTGAAGAGATAATGACAAAAGATGAAAGCAACACTGAAGATATTATTTATTTATATCAACACGCAAATGATGTAATCATAGGTAGAAACCAAAACGCATATAAAGAAGTTAAATTTGATGTTTTAGAAAGAGATCATATTGGTTTATATCGCAGATTATCAGGTGGTGGAGCAGTATATCACGATTTAGGAAATTTGAATTTTTCTTTTATTACATCAGATAAATCAGAACATAGTTATGAAAAGTTTTTAGAACCTGTCTTAAATTTTTTAAGATCCTTAGGATTGGATGCACAATTTAAAGGTAGAAATGATCTAGTAGTTAATGGAGCAAAATTTTCAGGGAATGCACAATTTATATATAAAAATAAAATAGTACATCATGGAACTATTTTATTTAATGTGGATTTGACTAGGCTTTCAACCGTGTTAAATCCCAGTAAATTGAAGATGGAATCAAAAGGAATTAATAGTGCAAGACAACGAGTAACTAATTTATTTAATGAATTAAAAGAAAAAATGACAATTGAAGAGTTTAAAAATAAATTCATTAGATTTTTGATGCAAAGATATAATGCAAAACTTCTAGAGATTCCACAAAAATATAAAGATCAAATTCCAGAATTACGAGCAATTCGATCGTCGCAAGAATGAGTTTTAGGTAAAAACCCGGAATTTTCATTTTATAGTGAAAGAAAGACTGATGGTGGGATTTTGCAAATTAGTGCAAATGTAAAAGAAAATAAAATTGCTGAAATAAAATTTGAAGGTGATTTTTTAACTTTATTAGGTACAGAACAAGTTGAAAACCTCTTATTAGGTGAGAATTTTGAAAAGCATAATATGTTATATAAATTTAAACAAATTCCAAACTTAGGTAACTATTTTGGTTCAATCACACCTGAAGAAATTGTTGATATTCTGTTTGGAGAATAA
- a CDS encoding phosphate acetyltransferase, whose protein sequence is MDFQKELELKILKNNENTKSKKTILLIDGDDQRSVEAAKLVEKSQLVNVVLLVNKINGSLPPSIRQEIMTAEKQQIFANHFFELRKGKETLESAQKNLQTAPFFAMMMLKNKEVDGVVGGLNYTTADILRAAFKVIGPKKGIKTISSAMIMHKEASKYIFSDISVNIKPNSEQLAEIGLNATEFAKSLGFDPKVSFLSFSTDGSAVSEESKLVVEATAKFNEISEIKAIGEIQFDAAFDEKIRHAKYKKEAFSGTTNVFIFPNLDAGNIGYKIGQRLGGFGAIGPVITGIAEPVNDLSRGSSIEDVYNTILITALQANK, encoded by the coding sequence ATGGATTTCCAAAAAGAATTAGAATTAAAAATTCTAAAAAACAACGAAAATACTAAGTCTAAAAAAACTATTTTATTAATTGATGGTGATGATCAAAGATCAGTTGAAGCAGCTAAATTAGTTGAAAAAAGTCAATTAGTAAATGTCGTTTTATTAGTTAATAAAATTAACGGTTCATTGCCCCCAAGCATTAGACAAGAGATAATGACAGCAGAAAAACAACAAATATTTGCTAACCATTTTTTTGAACTAAGAAAAGGTAAAGAAACATTAGAATCGGCACAAAAAAACTTACAAACAGCACCATTTTTTGCAATGATGATGCTAAAAAATAAAGAAGTGGATGGAGTTGTAGGTGGGTTAAATTACACAACCGCAGATATTTTAAGAGCTGCGTTTAAAGTGATTGGACCTAAAAAAGGTATCAAAACCATTTCATCAGCAATGATTATGCATAAAGAAGCATCAAAATACATTTTTTCTGATATTTCAGTAAATATTAAACCTAATAGCGAACAATTAGCAGAAATCGGCCTAAACGCAACAGAATTTGCCAAAAGTCTTGGTTTTGATCCAAAAGTGTCATTTTTATCTTTTTCAACCGATGGTTCGGCGGTTAGTGAAGAATCAAAATTAGTAGTTGAAGCTACAGCTAAATTTAATGAAATTAGCGAAATTAAAGCCATAGGTGAAATTCAATTTGATGCAGCTTTTGACGAAAAAATAAGACATGCAAAATACAAAAAAGAAGCTTTTTCAGGAACAACAAATGTTTTTATTTTTCCTAACTTAGATGCCGGAAATATTGGATATAAAATCGGACAACGCTTAGGTGGTTTTGGAGCAATCGGGCCAGTTATAACCGGAATAGCAGAACCTGTAAACGATCTTTCAAGAGGTTCAAGCATAGAAGATGTTTATAATACAATTTTAATTACAGCTTTACAAGCAAACAAATAA
- the pdhA gene encoding pyruvate dehydrogenase (acetyl-transferring) E1 component subunit alpha: MAFKFVKPGNIMFSKDEIIRFLDIDGKLTKEGKTNEPKLSQEELLKAYKFMVLSRRQDEYMTQLQRQGRMLTFAPNFGEEALQVASAMALQKDDWFVPAFRSNATMLYMGMPIKNQMLYWNGNERGSKTPEGINLLPINIPIATQCSHAAGLAYAAKLLGKKVVSVSFVGNGGTAEGEFYEAINTSAIWKWPSVFCVNNNQWSISTPEHLETGSETIAAKAAAAGIPGIRVDGNDFLASYVVMKEAVEFAREGNGPVLVEFITWRQGPHTTSDNPRIYRTIEQEKENEKWEPMHRIENYLFAKKFLTEEQKKQIWDEALLQVKEAYQQSLEELDVALDEVFDHTYQNLTPELLEQKQEAIAYYASKETK; encoded by the coding sequence ATGGCTTTTAAATTTGTCAAACCCGGAAATATTATGTTTTCTAAAGATGAAATTATTCGCTTTTTAGACATCGACGGAAAACTAACAAAAGAAGGCAAAACAAACGAACCAAAATTATCTCAAGAAGAACTATTAAAAGCATATAAATTTATGGTGCTTTCAAGAAGACAAGATGAATATATGACTCAATTACAAAGACAAGGTAGAATGCTAACTTTTGCTCCCAATTTTGGTGAGGAAGCGTTACAAGTTGCTTCCGCAATGGCTTTACAAAAAGATGATTGATTTGTTCCTGCGTTTCGCTCGAATGCAACAATGCTTTATATGGGAATGCCAATTAAAAATCAAATGCTCTATTGAAATGGAAACGAACGTGGAAGTAAAACTCCTGAAGGAATTAATTTATTACCTATCAACATCCCGATAGCAACTCAATGTTCACATGCAGCAGGACTTGCATATGCGGCTAAATTATTGGGTAAAAAAGTTGTTTCTGTTTCATTTGTTGGAAACGGCGGGACTGCTGAGGGTGAATTTTATGAAGCAATTAATACTTCTGCAATTTGAAAATGACCATCAGTATTTTGTGTAAATAACAACCAATGAAGTATTTCAACTCCAGAACACTTAGAAACTGGTTCTGAAACTATTGCAGCTAAAGCTGCTGCTGCAGGTATTCCAGGAATTAGAGTTGATGGAAACGATTTTTTAGCTTCATATGTAGTAATGAAAGAAGCTGTAGAATTTGCAAGAGAGGGGAATGGTCCGGTCTTGGTGGAATTTATCACTTGAAGACAAGGTCCACACACCACTTCAGATAACCCAAGAATTTATCGTACCATCGAACAAGAAAAAGAAAACGAAAAATGAGAACCAATGCACCGCATTGAAAATTATTTATTCGCTAAAAAATTCCTAACCGAAGAACAAAAAAAACAAATTTGAGATGAAGCATTGCTACAAGTTAAGGAAGCATACCAACAATCATTAGAAGAACTTGATGTAGCATTAGATGAAGTTTTTGATCATACATATCAAAATTTAACACCTGAATTATTAGAACAAAAACAAGAAGCAATTGCGTATTATGCAAGCAAGGAGACTAAATAA
- a CDS encoding alpha-ketoacid dehydrogenase subunit beta, which yields MDKKVVELNNIGAVTHAIDLMMEKDPTVVLWGQDSGYEGGVFRATEGLQKKYGIERVWDTPIAEAAMCGIGVGAAIFGLKPIVEMQFQGFSYPAFQQLMTHAARYRNRSRGRFTVPMVLRMPMAGGVRALEHHSEAIEALYAHIPGLKVVMPSTPYDTKGLMIAAINDPDPVVFLEPKKVYRSFKQQIPAEIYEVPIGKANVLIEGNDLTLVTYGAQVHDSLEAIKKIITTDPSISIELIDLRTIKPIDTETIVNSVKKTGRLLVVHEAVKSFSVSAEIIARVNEKAFEFLKAPLTRLTGYDITVPLARGEKYHAIDSDKIVAKIKEVISFKF from the coding sequence ATGGATAAGAAAGTAGTCGAATTAAACAACATTGGTGCAGTTACACATGCTATTGATTTAATGATGGAAAAAGATCCAACCGTTGTTTTATGAGGTCAAGATTCAGGTTATGAAGGTGGAGTTTTTAGAGCTACTGAAGGATTACAAAAAAAATATGGTATAGAAAGAGTTTGGGATACACCAATCGCCGAAGCCGCAATGTGTGGAATTGGGGTGGGTGCTGCTATTTTCGGTCTTAAACCCATTGTAGAAATGCAATTCCAGGGATTCTCATATCCGGCTTTTCAACAATTAATGACACATGCAGCTAGATATAGAAATAGATCTCGTGGAAGATTTACCGTTCCAATGGTACTTAGAATGCCGATGGCCGGTGGAGTTCGTGCATTAGAACACCACTCAGAAGCTATTGAAGCATTATATGCACATATTCCAGGATTAAAAGTAGTTATGCCATCAACTCCTTATGATACAAAAGGTTTAATGATAGCTGCTATTAACGATCCAGATCCAGTTGTATTTTTAGAACCCAAAAAAGTATATCGTTCATTTAAACAACAAATTCCAGCTGAAATTTATGAAGTTCCAATCGGTAAAGCAAATGTTTTAATTGAAGGAAATGATTTAACTTTGGTAACTTACGGAGCACAAGTACACGACTCGCTTGAAGCTATTAAAAAAATTATAACAACCGATCCGTCAATTAGTATAGAATTGATTGATTTAAGAACTATTAAACCAATTGACACTGAAACCATAGTAAATTCTGTTAAAAAAACCGGAAGATTGCTTGTTGTGCACGAAGCAGTTAAATCATTCTCTGTATCAGCCGAAATTATTGCTCGTGTAAATGAAAAAGCTTTTGAATTTTTAAAAGCACCATTAACCAGATTAACAGGTTATGACATTACAGTACCTTTAGCTAGAGGTGAGAAATACCATGCAATTGATAGTGATAAAATCGTTGCAAAAATTAAAGAAGTTATTTCATTCAAATTTTAA
- a CDS encoding 2-oxo acid dehydrogenase subunit E2: MQRIISTPLARAMAAKMGIDITKVTGSGPQGRILKDDVLAFKQQPTTTPVAPTSKPTDVASKPTPVLLDGRREKITPIRKAIARAMVNSRDSVAYFSLVNEIDVTRLWDLRKLIVDDVLKTTGVKLTFLPYIAKAIIIALKEFPILAAKYDEASGEIVFPTTINLGIAVDTESGLMVPVVKDSQNLTIVDLGKEIVRLALAARDKKIKPNEMSGGSFTITNYGSIGALFGTPVINYPELAIAGVGAIVDKPVVKNGQIVPGKIMNLTVSADHRWIDGATVGRFASRIKELLEKPEILGVL, encoded by the coding sequence ATGCAAAGAATTATTTCAACCCCGCTAGCTAGAGCAATGGCGGCCAAAATGGGTATTGATATTACAAAAGTGACCGGAAGTGGCCCACAAGGAAGAATACTTAAGGACGACGTTTTAGCCTTCAAACAACAACCAACAACTACTCCTGTTGCACCAACAAGCAAACCGACTGATGTTGCAAGTAAACCAACACCAGTTTTATTAGATGGACGCAGAGAAAAAATTACACCAATCCGCAAAGCTATCGCGCGCGCAATGGTTAATTCAAGAGATTCGGTTGCATACTTCAGTTTAGTAAATGAAATCGACGTTACTAGGTTATGAGATTTAAGAAAACTAATCGTTGATGATGTACTAAAAACCACCGGAGTTAAGCTCACATTTTTACCTTATATTGCAAAAGCAATCATTATTGCATTAAAAGAATTTCCTATCTTGGCTGCTAAATACGACGAAGCTAGCGGAGAAATTGTTTTTCCAACTACAATTAATTTAGGAATTGCCGTTGATACTGAATCCGGTTTAATGGTTCCGGTAGTTAAAGATTCACAAAACCTTACTATTGTTGATTTAGGAAAAGAAATCGTAAGACTTGCATTAGCTGCAAGAGATAAAAAAATCAAACCGAACGAAATGTCAGGTGGATCATTCACTATTACTAATTACGGATCAATTGGAGCATTGTTCGGAACTCCGGTTATCAATTACCCAGAGCTTGCAATAGCAGGAGTCGGAGCAATTGTTGATAAACCAGTAGTTAAAAACGGACAAATTGTTCCAGGCAAGATTATGAATCTAACCGTTTCAGCAGACCATAGATGAATTGATGGAGCTACAGTAGGTAGATTCGCTTCAAGAATTAAAGAATTACTAGAAAAACCAGAAATTTTAGGAGTATTATAA
- the lpdA gene encoding dihydrolipoyl dehydrogenase — protein sequence MHKFKFADIGEGLHEGVVAEIYKKEGDSVNEGDSLFSVETDKVTSDIPSPATGKIIKVLMAVGDTIHVGQEIYYIDDGSGNSVEEAPVVESKPEAKTEESGGASVVGEVKVSNQLFDLSAFKKPAATENIATNAEVAKTTNTSTKDTGKVFTGKVEEEFDVIVIGSGPGGYLAAEEAGAAGLRTLIIEKEFWGGVCLNVGCIPTKALLKTTEVLNYVNHAHDFGLEGDVNVKINWEKMHQRKAGVVKQLTNGVQALMRMNKVKTIVGKAKFVGAHEVEVENKVYRGRNVIIATGSSDRKIPLPGFDEGYKSGKLITSKEAINLQKQPKTLTIIGGGVIGVEFAQVFAAAGTKVTILQNLPTVLAMLDKDIIKQVTNDLKESNITVVHNANTTKFENGKIFYTVDGKEESIKSDVVLVSVGRVPESLGLEEVGIKLGDRKQLLVDEFCKTNIEGVYGIGDVVGQSMLAHVAYRHAIVAISNILNKSIKYSAKTVPACIYTHPEIAVVGLTEEQAKEQGKDFIVAKHQFTFIGKALAAHEEKGFAKFIIDKEFGEIIGCHIIGAHATDLISEVVLAMDLESTIYDIASTIHPHPTFSEVLWEAARNAVHQLHKLQK from the coding sequence ATGCATAAATTTAAATTTGCTGATATTGGTGAAGGACTACATGAAGGTGTGGTTGCTGAAATTTACAAAAAAGAAGGTGATAGCGTAAACGAAGGAGATTCATTATTTTCTGTTGAAACTGATAAAGTTACTTCAGACATACCTTCACCTGCAACCGGAAAAATAATTAAAGTTTTAATGGCGGTTGGTGATACCATTCACGTTGGTCAAGAAATTTACTACATTGATGATGGTTCAGGTAATAGTGTCGAAGAAGCGCCGGTTGTTGAAAGTAAGCCAGAAGCAAAAACCGAAGAAAGTGGCGGCGCTTCTGTAGTTGGTGAAGTGAAAGTATCAAATCAACTTTTTGATCTCTCTGCATTTAAAAAACCAGCTGCGACCGAAAACATTGCTACTAATGCAGAAGTTGCAAAAACCACAAATACATCAACTAAAGATACCGGAAAGGTATTTACAGGCAAAGTAGAAGAAGAATTTGATGTTATTGTTATCGGTTCTGGTCCTGGTGGTTATTTAGCGGCCGAAGAAGCTGGAGCAGCCGGTTTAAGAACCTTAATTATTGAAAAAGAGTTTTGAGGCGGAGTATGTTTAAACGTGGGATGTATCCCTACAAAAGCATTACTCAAAACTACCGAAGTGTTAAATTATGTAAATCACGCACATGATTTTGGCTTAGAAGGTGATGTTAATGTAAAAATTAACTGAGAAAAAATGCATCAAAGAAAAGCCGGTGTAGTAAAACAACTTACTAACGGTGTGCAAGCACTAATGCGTATGAATAAGGTTAAAACCATTGTCGGTAAAGCTAAATTTGTCGGAGCACACGAAGTCGAAGTTGAAAACAAAGTCTACCGTGGTAGAAATGTAATTATTGCTACCGGTTCATCTGATCGTAAAATTCCACTTCCGGGATTTGATGAAGGATATAAATCAGGTAAATTAATTACTTCTAAAGAAGCAATTAATTTACAAAAACAACCTAAAACACTAACCATCATTGGTGGTGGAGTTATCGGTGTTGAATTCGCGCAGGTTTTTGCTGCCGCAGGAACTAAAGTAACTATTTTACAAAACCTACCCACAGTACTCGCAATGCTTGATAAAGATATTATTAAACAAGTTACAAACGATTTAAAAGAATCTAATATTACAGTTGTTCATAATGCAAATACAACTAAATTTGAAAATGGTAAAATTTTCTATACCGTTGATGGAAAAGAAGAATCTATTAAATCAGATGTGGTGCTTGTATCTGTCGGTAGAGTACCCGAATCACTTGGTTTAGAAGAAGTTGGAATTAAATTGGGAGATCGCAAACAACTTTTGGTTGATGAATTTTGTAAAACTAATATTGAGGGAGTTTATGGTATCGGTGACGTAGTCGGACAATCAATGTTAGCTCACGTTGCTTATCGTCATGCTATAGTTGCTATTTCAAATATTTTAAACAAATCTATAAAATATTCAGCAAAAACCGTTCCCGCTTGCATTTACACTCACCCGGAAATCGCTGTTGTTGGTTTAACCGAAGAACAAGCCAAAGAACAAGGAAAAGACTTTATTGTAGCAAAACACCAATTTACATTCATTGGTAAAGCGCTAGCGGCTCACGAAGAAAAAGGATTTGCAAAATTCATTATTGATAAAGAATTTGGTGAAATTATAGGATGTCATATCATTGGAGCTCATGCAACTGATTTGATCTCAGAAGTTGTTTTGGCAATGGATTTAGAATCTACTATTTATGATATTGCTTCAACAATTCACCCACACCCAACCTTTAGTGAAGTTTTATGAGAAGCAGCACGTAATGCGGTGCACCAATTACATAAGTTACAGAAATAA